The following are encoded in a window of Paenibacillaceae bacterium GAS479 genomic DNA:
- a CDS encoding cystathionine gamma-synthase, which yields MKIESRLAQIGSIQEPITGAVNFPVYQSTAFRHPRLGESTGFDYSRTKNPTRAVLEEAAAELESGDAAFACSSGMAALQTIFALFSQGDHLIVSLDLYGGTYRLLERIMSRFGITASYVDTNDLAAMDKLVQRGTKAVIIETPTNPLMMITDVEAVCTWAKSKNLLTIVDNTLLTPFFQRPIEQGADIVIHSATKYLGGHNDVLAGLIVTKGKELSAEMAILHNSIGAVLGPQDSWLLMRGMKTLALRMERHQHNATCLAEYLLGHPAIAEVYYPALKDHPGHEIQNRQSSGNTGIFSFKVKDARYVEPILRHIQLIAFAESLGGVESLMTYPAVQTHADIPAEIRNAIGVDDRLLRFSVGIEHTDDLIADLGQALEAARAEIAGEVRV from the coding sequence CGGCGTTCCGCCATCCCCGTCTGGGAGAAAGTACGGGTTTTGACTATTCCCGCACGAAAAACCCAACCCGTGCCGTCCTTGAGGAGGCCGCTGCGGAGCTGGAATCCGGCGATGCCGCCTTTGCCTGCAGCTCCGGCATGGCCGCTCTGCAGACGATCTTCGCCCTATTCAGTCAGGGCGATCATCTGATCGTTTCGCTTGATCTTTATGGCGGTACATACCGTCTGCTGGAGCGTATCATGTCCCGTTTTGGCATCACCGCCTCTTATGTAGATACGAATGATCTTGCAGCGATGGACAAGTTGGTTCAGCGGGGGACAAAAGCTGTAATCATCGAGACGCCGACCAATCCGCTGATGATGATTACGGATGTAGAAGCTGTTTGTACGTGGGCTAAGTCCAAAAATCTGCTGACGATTGTGGATAATACGCTGCTTACCCCGTTTTTCCAGCGGCCGATTGAGCAGGGAGCGGATATCGTCATTCATAGCGCGACCAAATATTTGGGTGGGCATAACGATGTACTGGCCGGATTGATCGTGACGAAGGGTAAGGAGCTGTCCGCCGAAATGGCGATCTTGCACAACTCCATCGGAGCGGTGCTTGGGCCTCAGGATTCCTGGCTGCTTATGCGCGGCATGAAAACGCTGGCGCTGCGCATGGAGCGCCATCAGCATAACGCCACTTGCCTTGCGGAATATTTGCTCGGCCATCCGGCCATCGCCGAAGTTTACTATCCGGCGCTGAAGGATCATCCCGGCCATGAGATTCAGAACCGGCAATCCTCCGGCAATACGGGCATTTTCTCCTTCAAGGTCAAAGACGCCCGTTATGTCGAGCCGATTTTGCGCCATATCCAATTGATTGCCTTCGCCGAAAGTCTCGGCGGCGTCGAGTCGTTGATGACGTATCCGGCGGTGCAGACGCATGCCGATATTCCGGCGGAGATTCGCAATGCCATCGGCGTTGACGATCGCCTGCTGCGTTTCTCGGTAGGCATCGAGCATACCGATGATTTGATTGCCGATCTGGGTCAGGCGCTGGAAGCTGCCCGTGCCGAGATTGCAGGCGAGGTGCGCGTATGA
- a CDS encoding cystathionine beta-lyase has protein sequence MSGIGKDGKGASERRFATKLLHFGSEIDPHTGASSVPIVQASTFHHHDIFSPPQFDYSRSGNPTRAAVESAIALLEGGTRGFAFASGMAAISSTFLLLSAGDHVIVTEDVYGGTYRLLTTILTRMNIETTFVDMTDIDAVKAAIKPNTAAVFMETPSNPTLKITDIAAVTAWAKDNGLLTMLDNTFMTPYHQRPFEFGVDIILHSATKFLGGHSDVLAGLAVTNDEELGKRLYTLQNGLGSVLAPQECWLLMRGMKTLQARMEQSERSARRLAEWLAARSDVARVYYPGLPEHPGREIHERQSLGYGAVVSFDVGSAERAKEVLSRVQIPLVAVSLGAVESILSYPAMMSHAAMPAEVRAERGIGDGLLRYSVGLEHIDDLLEDLDQALREDF, from the coding sequence ATGAGCGGAATAGGCAAAGATGGAAAAGGCGCTTCAGAGCGCCGCTTCGCGACAAAGCTGCTGCATTTTGGCTCCGAGATCGATCCTCATACAGGAGCGTCCAGCGTGCCAATTGTGCAAGCCTCGACGTTCCATCACCATGATATATTCAGCCCGCCGCAGTTTGATTACAGCCGTTCCGGCAACCCGACTCGGGCTGCTGTTGAGAGCGCAATCGCGCTGCTGGAAGGCGGCACTCGCGGCTTCGCTTTTGCGTCTGGCATGGCGGCCATCTCCAGCACATTCCTGCTGCTGTCGGCTGGCGATCATGTCATCGTAACGGAAGATGTATACGGTGGCACTTACCGGCTGCTGACGACAATTCTAACTCGAATGAACATCGAGACGACGTTTGTAGACATGACCGATATAGATGCGGTCAAGGCCGCGATCAAGCCCAATACGGCGGCGGTATTCATGGAGACACCATCCAATCCGACGCTCAAAATTACGGACATCGCAGCCGTTACCGCCTGGGCCAAGGACAATGGGCTGCTAACGATGCTCGATAATACGTTCATGACGCCATACCATCAGCGTCCTTTTGAGTTCGGTGTTGACATCATTCTGCATAGCGCGACCAAGTTCCTTGGCGGCCACAGTGATGTGCTTGCAGGACTTGCTGTAACGAATGATGAAGAACTCGGCAAACGACTTTATACCTTGCAAAATGGACTCGGCTCCGTGCTCGCGCCGCAGGAATGCTGGCTGCTCATGCGCGGCATGAAAACACTCCAGGCGCGCATGGAACAGAGCGAGCGCAGCGCCCGCCGACTGGCGGAATGGCTGGCAGCTCGCAGCGATGTGGCGCGCGTATATTACCCCGGTCTGCCTGAGCATCCCGGCCGGGAAATTCATGAGCGCCAGTCGCTCGGTTATGGCGCCGTTGTTTCCTTTGATGTCGGCAGCGCCGAGCGTGCCAAAGAAGTGCTCAGCCGCGTACAGATTCCGCTCGTAGCGGTCAGTCTCGGCGCCGTCGAGAGCATTCTCTCTTATCCGGCGATGATGTCGCATGCGGCGATGCCGGCGGAGGTTCGTGCGGAGCGTGGCATCGGCGACGGTCTGTTGCGTTATTCGGTCGGCCTGGAGCATATCGATGATCTGCTGGAGGATTTGGATCAAGCGTTGCGAGAGGACTTCTGA
- a CDS encoding de-hypoxanthine futalosine cyclase, whose product MQQVDHVLEKALRGERISLEDCIVLLESDEIEKMGRVADELMRRQHPEPIVTFNIGRNINYTNVCDVYCRFCAFYRPPGSKEGYVLSDDTILQKIQETVDVGGDEILMQGGVNPDLPFEYYLDLLRKIKDRFPGITMHSFSPAEIQKMKVLSGLTLDETLRQLHEAGLDSLPGGGGEILDDRTRRKISRLKGSWTDWMDTMKAAWRNGMNTTATMVYGFGESMEERALHMLRVREAQDECKELGYPSPGFLAFITWPFQPDNTNLKREKSKPEEYLKMVAINRIMLDNIPNMQASWVTMGPDIGKQSLSYGVNDFGSTMLEENVVSAAGTTHKVNIELILQYIRDVGKIPAQRNTKYSILRVFNEGEHAERDFVMQN is encoded by the coding sequence ATGCAACAAGTGGACCACGTGCTGGAAAAGGCACTGCGAGGAGAGCGAATTAGCCTTGAGGACTGCATCGTGCTTTTGGAGTCGGATGAAATTGAGAAAATGGGGCGGGTTGCCGATGAGCTGATGAGGCGTCAGCATCCCGAGCCGATCGTAACATTCAATATCGGCCGCAACATCAATTACACGAATGTATGTGATGTTTACTGCCGGTTCTGTGCCTTTTATCGCCCGCCGGGCTCCAAGGAAGGGTATGTGCTATCGGATGATACGATCCTGCAGAAGATCCAGGAGACGGTCGATGTAGGCGGTGACGAGATTCTGATGCAGGGCGGTGTTAACCCCGATCTGCCTTTCGAATACTACCTGGATCTTCTGCGCAAGATCAAGGATCGTTTCCCAGGAATTACGATGCACAGCTTCTCTCCGGCAGAGATTCAGAAGATGAAGGTATTGTCCGGCCTGACTCTGGACGAAACGCTGCGTCAGCTGCATGAAGCTGGCCTGGACTCGCTGCCTGGCGGCGGCGGAGAAATTCTCGACGACCGGACACGCCGCAAAATCAGCCGGTTGAAGGGCTCCTGGACCGACTGGATGGATACGATGAAAGCGGCATGGCGCAACGGCATGAACACAACCGCAACGATGGTGTACGGCTTTGGTGAATCGATGGAGGAGCGGGCGCTGCATATGCTTCGCGTTCGTGAAGCACAAGATGAGTGCAAGGAGCTAGGTTATCCTTCGCCAGGTTTCCTGGCGTTCATTACTTGGCCGTTCCAGCCCGACAATACGAACCTCAAGCGGGAGAAATCCAAGCCGGAGGAATATCTGAAGATGGTCGCCATCAATCGCATCATGCTGGACAACATCCCGAACATGCAGGCCAGCTGGGTAACGATGGGACCGGATATTGGCAAGCAGTCGCTGTCCTACGGTGTTAATGACTTCGGCAGCACGATGCTGGAGGAGAACGTTGTCTCTGCCGCCGGTACGACGCATAAAGTCAATATCGAGCTGATTTTGCAATACATCCGTGATGTAGGCAAAATTCCTGCTCAGCGTAATACGAAGTACAGTATCCTTCGTGTGTTCAATGAAGGCGAGCATGCGGAACGCGATTTTGTGATGCAGAACTAG
- a CDS encoding integrase/recombinase XerD, with amino-acid sequence MDKRSLSSGRDIRGRKRAQLSSEGDDQQVKNYSKVTIHDLYSKFIDIKRAEGISERRKKDLLQDKKYFVDFLKATGCSELMEDITTTTIREWSVYMQEQYVVYQTHVRGGRRKGLAPKTINGRIKNIKHFYNVIIENSMWERNEAYPVKLIKEPIDTVQGLTESQVRSLLKACKQSTYTGFRDYVFILLIIDSGLRQGEMITLDSNSFDFDIGVVKVSEEISKNGKSRIVPVSRKVLNLVQKLLYENRINFGSTHLFMTAYGQPMTGKGVVRQFATLRKNASLTNIKATAHALRHTFAKFYVQNGGDVFTLQKLLGHSRMDIVRTYVQMNAIDIAEAHKKFSPASKFRV; translated from the coding sequence ATGGATAAGCGTTCTTTGTCATCGGGAAGAGATATACGGGGGCGGAAAAGAGCCCAATTATCGTCTGAAGGTGATGACCAGCAAGTTAAGAATTACTCAAAGGTGACCATCCATGATTTGTATTCAAAATTTATTGATATTAAAAGAGCTGAGGGGATTTCTGAGCGTCGAAAAAAAGACTTGTTGCAGGATAAAAAATATTTTGTAGATTTCTTGAAAGCAACTGGCTGTTCCGAGTTGATGGAGGATATTACGACAACCACTATTCGCGAATGGTCAGTCTATATGCAAGAACAATATGTGGTCTATCAGACTCACGTAAGAGGTGGGAGAAGGAAGGGGCTTGCGCCAAAAACAATCAATGGACGTATCAAAAACATTAAGCATTTTTATAACGTGATTATTGAAAATAGCATGTGGGAACGAAACGAAGCTTATCCTGTTAAACTGATTAAAGAACCAATTGATACTGTTCAAGGGCTAACCGAGAGTCAAGTTCGTTCCTTGCTTAAGGCATGTAAACAAAGCACATATACGGGATTTAGAGACTATGTATTCATCCTTTTAATAATCGATTCTGGATTGCGACAAGGCGAAATGATAACCCTTGACTCTAACAGTTTTGATTTTGATATTGGGGTAGTTAAAGTCAGTGAAGAAATCAGTAAAAATGGGAAATCAAGAATTGTACCAGTGTCTCGTAAGGTACTCAATCTTGTCCAAAAACTACTCTATGAGAATAGGATCAATTTTGGTTCCACTCATCTTTTTATGACGGCGTATGGTCAACCAATGACAGGTAAAGGTGTAGTCCGTCAATTCGCGACATTAAGGAAGAACGCTAGTTTAACAAATATCAAGGCCACAGCTCATGCACTGAGACACACCTTTGCTAAATTCTATGTTCAAAATGGGGGGGACGTCTTTACGCTACAGAAACTACTAGGACACTCCAGAATGGATATCGTAAGGACATATGTTCAAATGAATGCAATAGATATTGCTGAAGCCCATAAAAAGTTTTCACCTGCAAGTAAATTTAGAGTTTAA
- a CDS encoding KR domain-containing protein produces MAIGLPDLDIQFKKLAVTAVQRSAKGIVALIVKDATDNTYAVKEYQSALAIETAKFTATNAKYIQQIFDGGAARVIVVPINPTSSSVVPDAIAAIGSRKYNWIGLAEGAVADQTALVTYLKSPEAKKKSIKGVVFNATSPDSERVVNFTNTHVTYVGGTKVTGEKYIARLLGVLAGLPLTRSSTYYNFPDLIGVTEPADVNAAVEAGKFVLFNDNDTIRVARGVNSLVTLSPTVSEEQKKIIITETMDTIRNDVTGLWKDFIGKWKNSYDNQVLLNTAINVYFEQLELEDVLDEEYDNKAYVDVNAQRLAWQAIGKTEAADWDDDTARVKTLGSKVFLAASIKLLDAMEDLQFNIELQ; encoded by the coding sequence ATGGCAATCGGATTACCAGATCTAGATATCCAGTTTAAGAAGTTGGCAGTAACAGCAGTCCAACGTTCAGCCAAGGGGATTGTTGCCCTCATTGTCAAAGACGCTACTGACAATACTTATGCTGTCAAGGAATATCAATCAGCTCTAGCGATTGAAACGGCCAAATTTACGGCAACAAATGCAAAGTATATTCAGCAAATATTCGATGGCGGTGCAGCTAGAGTTATTGTTGTGCCAATCAATCCTACATCATCATCTGTTGTACCCGATGCGATTGCGGCCATTGGAAGCAGAAAATATAACTGGATTGGTTTGGCTGAAGGTGCTGTTGCAGACCAAACAGCACTTGTTACATACCTTAAATCGCCAGAGGCAAAGAAAAAGTCGATTAAAGGAGTCGTTTTTAATGCAACGAGTCCAGACAGCGAGCGAGTAGTTAACTTTACCAATACGCATGTTACATATGTTGGAGGAACGAAAGTAACCGGAGAAAAGTATATCGCCCGTCTCCTTGGTGTCCTCGCTGGTCTACCGCTTACTCGCTCCAGTACATATTACAACTTCCCTGATCTAATCGGTGTGACTGAACCGGCTGATGTAAATGCAGCGGTTGAAGCAGGTAAATTTGTCCTCTTTAACGATAATGATACCATTCGTGTTGCTCGTGGAGTTAACAGCCTAGTCACTCTCTCTCCGACTGTGAGCGAAGAGCAGAAGAAAATCATCATCACTGAAACAATGGATACGATTCGTAACGATGTAACGGGATTGTGGAAAGACTTTATCGGCAAATGGAAGAACAGCTATGATAACCAGGTTTTGTTAAATACTGCGATTAACGTCTATTTTGAACAGCTTGAGCTTGAAGATGTCCTAGACGAAGAGTACGACAATAAAGCTTACGTCGATGTAAATGCTCAGCGTCTTGCATGGCAGGCAATTGGCAAGACAGAAGCAGCCGATTGGGATGATGATACAGCAAGGGTTAAAACACTAGGTAGTAAAGTGTTCCTCGCTGCATCAATCAAGTTACTCGATGCGATGGAAGATCTACAATTCAATATTGAACTACAGTAA
- a CDS encoding Phage tail tube protein, with translation MDKGKQVVTGNDVTVWLNNEALLDISKLEYKMTGEFEDVTFLGDKRTYKRYLGFTGEGSLTFKKGKSRGLNLIGNAFKSGVMPDIKIVTKVSNPASGRAERIVIKGVTISEFGGSYEAKSIAEEEIPFSFSDYEIIETL, from the coding sequence ATGGATAAAGGGAAACAAGTCGTAACGGGTAATGACGTTACAGTTTGGCTCAACAACGAGGCTCTGCTGGACATTAGTAAGCTTGAGTACAAGATGACAGGTGAGTTTGAAGACGTAACCTTCCTTGGCGATAAGCGGACATACAAAAGATATCTCGGATTTACAGGTGAGGGTAGCTTGACTTTCAAAAAGGGCAAGAGCAGAGGATTAAATCTTATCGGTAACGCATTTAAATCAGGTGTCATGCCTGATATTAAAATTGTAACTAAAGTGTCTAATCCAGCATCAGGCCGTGCTGAACGTATCGTTATTAAAGGCGTTACAATCTCTGAGTTTGGCGGTAGTTATGAAGCCAAATCAATCGCTGAGGAAGAGATTCCATTTAGTTTTAGCGACTATGAGATCATCGAAACTCTATAA
- a CDS encoding Phage-related minor tail protein — protein sequence MAKYINTILNLKDQFTSRMKSAADMTKQQSRQMKVLDNNISSFKDNALTSFTGVAKSAGGLVIAVTGISAAFEGVRQSMDFIGEYKSTMSTIQATTGASAEEAAKMKKQITDLYNQNLGTGWSDLTDAMVVTKQFTKQSGDALRDTTAAAVIYRDVFGSDIPESLRTADTMMKNFGISSEQSYNLMAQGSQKGLDKSGELLDTANEYAVYFKSLGFSGEQMFDVFNAGMENGAFSLDKVADSVKEFNIRSKDGSKTSAEGFKALGMDAAKMTQVFAKGGPEAKKSFDQVVQAISNVKDPVKQNAIGVSLFGTQFEDMEMKVISAMGNARKQFVSTKDTMEEVNQISFQSPSQAWKGLSRLLETSILIPIGDKILPKLNEFANWFKSKTPQIKTAIDQAFVAGAKVIDGFKQSLAWAKDNAEWLVPAVTGLTAAIAAQQVVGLVSKTYQAWTTATKGLTLAQIALNIVTKASPFGWIATIIGLVIGAGVLLYRNWDTVKLKASELWAWLGKVWTNLKEGTINTFNGVADKIKGVFTSIVGFIRTPINTVIGIINGLIDKINGISIDIPDWVPGGLGGKTFGLDIPKIPEFALGTSYAPGGLARINERGGEVVNLPNGSQVIPADKSEKMISNQNNGVTVNLTINGNVYGEEDLMNRVGNLLVKQIKLAHSNM from the coding sequence ATGGCAAAGTATATCAATACAATTCTCAACTTAAAGGATCAATTCACCAGCAGAATGAAATCGGCTGCCGATATGACAAAACAGCAATCCAGGCAGATGAAGGTATTGGATAACAATATCTCATCATTTAAAGATAATGCCCTAACCAGCTTTACAGGTGTTGCTAAGAGTGCTGGCGGATTAGTTATCGCTGTTACAGGTATTAGTGCTGCTTTTGAAGGTGTTCGGCAATCAATGGACTTTATTGGCGAGTATAAGTCAACGATGAGTACAATACAGGCTACAACAGGTGCTTCAGCCGAGGAAGCGGCGAAAATGAAGAAGCAAATTACTGACCTATACAACCAAAATTTAGGCACCGGATGGTCTGATTTAACAGATGCAATGGTGGTAACAAAGCAATTTACCAAGCAATCAGGTGATGCGCTCCGTGATACAACTGCTGCTGCGGTAATTTATAGAGACGTATTCGGGAGTGACATCCCTGAATCGCTTCGAACAGCCGACACGATGATGAAGAATTTCGGGATTAGTAGCGAACAATCCTATAATCTTATGGCTCAAGGCTCCCAGAAGGGACTTGATAAATCTGGAGAGTTATTGGATACAGCAAACGAATACGCCGTTTACTTCAAATCGCTTGGATTTAGCGGCGAGCAAATGTTCGATGTATTCAATGCTGGTATGGAAAATGGGGCCTTCTCACTTGATAAAGTGGCAGATTCTGTAAAAGAGTTTAATATCAGAAGTAAAGATGGCTCTAAGACTTCAGCAGAAGGTTTTAAGGCATTAGGTATGGATGCTGCTAAGATGACTCAAGTATTTGCTAAAGGTGGCCCTGAAGCAAAGAAGTCATTTGACCAAGTGGTGCAGGCAATCTCGAATGTTAAAGACCCGGTTAAGCAAAATGCTATAGGCGTAAGTTTATTCGGCACACAATTTGAAGATATGGAAATGAAAGTAATTAGTGCGATGGGTAATGCTCGTAAACAATTCGTTTCAACCAAAGACACAATGGAAGAAGTCAATCAGATATCGTTCCAATCTCCAAGCCAAGCATGGAAAGGTCTAAGCCGATTGCTAGAGACATCTATCCTTATACCAATCGGTGATAAGATATTGCCCAAACTTAATGAATTTGCCAATTGGTTTAAATCGAAAACACCTCAGATTAAAACAGCAATTGATCAAGCATTTGTTGCAGGAGCAAAAGTGATTGATGGCTTCAAGCAATCCCTAGCATGGGCAAAGGACAACGCTGAATGGCTTGTTCCTGCTGTTACAGGATTAACGGCAGCTATAGCAGCTCAACAGGTTGTAGGTTTAGTAAGTAAGACCTATCAAGCATGGACTACAGCAACAAAGGGGCTTACATTGGCACAGATCGCATTGAACATTGTGACTAAAGCTTCCCCATTTGGCTGGATTGCTACCATCATTGGACTTGTTATTGGAGCTGGCGTACTCTTGTACCGCAACTGGGACACTGTGAAGCTCAAAGCATCTGAACTATGGGCTTGGCTCGGTAAAGTGTGGACTAACCTCAAGGAAGGTACAATTAATACCTTTAATGGAGTCGCTGATAAGATTAAAGGCGTATTCACATCCATCGTTGGCTTTATCCGTACTCCTATTAATACTGTCATCGGTATTATAAATGGGTTGATCGATAAAATTAATGGCATATCGATTGATATTCCTGATTGGGTTCCAGGTGGACTCGGAGGGAAAACATTCGGACTCGACATTCCCAAAATCCCTGAATTCGCCCTTGGTACTAGCTATGCTCCAGGTGGCCTTGCTCGAATAAATGAGCGAGGTGGAGAAGTAGTTAATCTGCCAAACGGATCGCAGGTTATTCCAGCTGATAAGTCTGAAAAGATGATTAGCAATCAAAATAACGGCGTTACAGTCAACCTTACTATTAACGGAAACGTCTACGGCGAGGAAGATTTGATGAATCGAGTCGGCAATCTCTTAGTAAAGCAAATCAAGTTAGCACATTCGAATATGTAA
- a CDS encoding Uncharacterized phage protein gp47/JayE has protein sequence MDEQTQLTWQQLLDSIGDTYDKSEGYLVSDIFKSVAIVIKDLRDELEAVKAQLNVETLAGDMLAAFIEQRKGIVRNKATYSQGVLTITGNGQVNIGDLFETKSGVQFKANEAKMIAGTGTIKVVCTVVGAVGNVPANQITMMPVTLPGITSITNNEPTIDGYEAESDESLRERYYIALSTPATSGNVHHYLQWAKDISGVGDARVFPVERGANTVEVVIINQDKQPASTSLVNEIQAYIDPGSTGLGNGQAPIGTKCYVVSASGLTINISLTVIKSAGYTNAQVQSSIASSITSYLKSIAFNSDYVSYAKIGEAILNSNGVADYSNLKVNNGTANISIGLKQVAVLGGVTVA, from the coding sequence GTGGATGAGCAAACACAATTGACATGGCAACAGTTGTTGGATTCTATAGGAGATACCTATGACAAATCAGAAGGTTATTTGGTTTCAGATATATTTAAGTCAGTTGCCATTGTAATTAAGGATTTAAGAGATGAGCTTGAAGCTGTAAAGGCTCAACTGAATGTAGAAACATTAGCTGGCGACATGTTAGCGGCATTCATTGAGCAGAGGAAAGGGATAGTTCGTAATAAAGCAACCTACTCTCAGGGAGTTCTTACGATTACAGGTAACGGTCAGGTGAATATTGGTGATTTGTTCGAGACGAAAAGCGGTGTTCAATTTAAGGCTAATGAGGCTAAGATGATTGCCGGGACAGGAACAATTAAAGTTGTTTGTACAGTTGTTGGTGCTGTTGGCAATGTGCCAGCTAATCAAATCACAATGATGCCCGTTACGCTTCCAGGGATTACATCCATTACGAATAATGAACCGACAATCGATGGCTATGAAGCTGAAAGCGATGAAAGCTTAAGGGAACGGTACTACATTGCACTTAGTACTCCAGCAACGTCAGGAAATGTCCATCATTACCTTCAATGGGCAAAGGATATTTCCGGTGTTGGAGATGCCAGAGTGTTTCCGGTTGAGCGAGGAGCCAATACAGTAGAAGTCGTAATTATCAACCAGGATAAACAGCCAGCAAGCACATCTCTTGTCAATGAAATCCAAGCTTATATTGATCCAGGGAGCACTGGGCTTGGTAACGGACAGGCTCCAATTGGAACAAAGTGTTATGTTGTTAGTGCTTCGGGATTGACCATTAATATTTCCCTCACTGTGATTAAATCGGCTGGCTATACGAATGCTCAAGTGCAATCCAGCATTGCTAGTTCAATTACATCTTACCTCAAGAGCATCGCCTTTAACTCTGATTATGTTAGCTATGCCAAGATAGGTGAAGCAATCCTGAATAGTAATGGGGTTGCTGACTACTCCAACCTGAAGGTGAACAATGGTACGGCTAATATCAGCATAGGATTAAAGCAAGTAGCTGTATTGGGAGGCGTTACCGTTGCTTAA
- a CDS encoding toxin secretion/phage lysis holin: MELFIKSTIGALGTALSFLFGGWNEAFTFLFILTIADYVTGMIASVIEGTGLSSRIGYKGLLKKTGMWLAILVLYHADKFLGLDGNLSLMTGAIYFFMANEAISITENYGRMKLPMPSQLKSLIAVLKEKGEQR, translated from the coding sequence ATGGAACTATTTATTAAATCAACCATCGGAGCGCTAGGAACAGCTCTATCCTTCCTATTCGGTGGATGGAATGAAGCATTTACATTCCTATTCATCCTTACTATTGCAGACTATGTGACGGGAATGATCGCCTCAGTAATTGAAGGCACAGGTTTAAGTTCACGTATTGGGTATAAGGGATTGCTCAAGAAAACAGGAATGTGGCTGGCAATACTTGTCCTTTATCATGCAGATAAATTCCTGGGATTAGATGGGAATCTAAGCCTTATGACAGGCGCTATTTACTTTTTCATGGCTAACGAAGCTATTAGTATTACGGAAAACTACGGACGAATGAAGTTACCCATGCCCAGTCAATTAAAAAGCCTTATTGCTGTACTCAAGGAAAAAGGTGAACAGCGATGA
- a CDS encoding Copper amine oxidase N-terminal domain-containing protein, with protein MSYDIRVDLIPDLPREGYRKGIGAWEGVCIHDTQAPGDSDEREITYFKREWRNRKAFVHAFVDGDSMTQCVKWEYKSWGCGNGNNRFINIEMCSAHSQADFNELYKRTCWLAALKLYERKLGVTDGVTLVSHAWVSKNLGGTNHSDPISFLKQWGKTWSDMVKDVKAAYEALSTQAKQQDTVINVAVAVDDKVIGKGVLIDGRSYMPIRAIGEALGGIVTWDGKEGLTKVNGAVIKSTVNRSGITYGWSGEIAQLTNTKLEWNGKTKTVHYWK; from the coding sequence ATGAGTTATGACATCCGTGTAGACTTAATTCCTGATCTGCCACGTGAAGGATATAGAAAGGGAATTGGTGCTTGGGAGGGCGTTTGTATCCATGATACGCAAGCACCTGGAGACAGCGATGAGAGAGAAATCACCTACTTCAAGCGTGAGTGGAGGAATCGTAAAGCATTCGTTCACGCTTTTGTAGATGGAGATTCCATGACTCAATGTGTCAAGTGGGAGTATAAGTCATGGGGATGTGGAAACGGGAATAATCGATTCATCAATATTGAGATGTGTTCTGCCCATAGTCAGGCTGACTTCAATGAGTTATATAAGCGTACATGCTGGCTTGCTGCTTTGAAGCTATATGAACGTAAATTAGGCGTTACAGATGGTGTCACACTCGTTTCTCATGCGTGGGTGAGCAAGAATCTAGGTGGTACAAATCACTCTGATCCAATTAGCTTCCTGAAGCAGTGGGGGAAAACGTGGTCAGATATGGTTAAGGATGTAAAGGCAGCATATGAGGCTTTATCGACTCAAGCTAAGCAGCAAGATACCGTTATTAATGTAGCTGTAGCTGTCGATGATAAAGTGATTGGCAAAGGTGTCCTCATTGATGGACGTTCATATATGCCGATTAGAGCCATTGGAGAAGCTTTAGGTGGAATTGTAACCTGGGACGGTAAGGAAGGTTTAACAAAGGTAAATGGAGCTGTAATTAAGTCTACAGTTAATCGGAGTGGCATTACATATGGATGGTCTGGTGAGATTGCTCAGTTGACGAATACGAAGCTTGAGTGGAATGGGAAAACGAAGACGGTTCATTATTGGAAGTAA